One region of Prosthecobacter debontii genomic DNA includes:
- a CDS encoding IS5 family transposase translates to MASKTVKPKPPYPTDVSDEEWQFCRPYLELMTQEAPQREHSLRDVFNAVRYVVRAGCPWRMLPHDLPPWAIVYQQWQRWIKAGCSEAMAHDLRMLLRMLSDKNAQPSAVILDGRTMQSTPESGARAGYDGYKRKKGSKVHIAVDTLGHLLALKITAANEQERAQVGELAQKLQEVTGEKVELAYVDQGYTGEQPAEAAQTEGIRLEVVKLQEAKKGFVLLPRRWVV, encoded by the coding sequence ATGGCATCCAAAACAGTGAAACCCAAGCCTCCGTATCCCACCGATGTCAGCGATGAAGAGTGGCAGTTCTGCCGCCCTTACCTTGAACTCATGACGCAAGAGGCTCCGCAACGGGAGCACTCCTTGCGCGATGTGTTCAATGCCGTTCGTTATGTCGTCCGGGCTGGTTGCCCTTGGAGAATGCTGCCCCATGACTTGCCGCCTTGGGCCATTGTTTACCAGCAATGGCAGCGCTGGATCAAGGCTGGGTGCTCGGAGGCCATGGCGCATGATCTGCGCATGCTTTTACGAATGCTCTCTGACAAGAACGCCCAGCCCAGCGCTGTGATCTTGGATGGTCGCACGATGCAGTCTACGCCTGAAAGCGGGGCACGCGCTGGGTACGATGGTTACAAGCGCAAGAAAGGCTCCAAGGTGCATATCGCCGTGGATACTCTGGGCCATCTGCTGGCTTTGAAGATTACAGCGGCCAATGAGCAGGAGCGGGCGCAGGTTGGAGAACTGGCGCAAAAGCTTCAGGAGGTCACCGGAGAGAAGGTGGAGTTGGCCTATGTGGATCAAGGTTACACAGGAGAGCAGCCCGCCGAAGCTGCCCAAACAGAGGGCATCAGGCTGGAAGTGGTGAAACTTCAAGAAGCCAAGAAGGGCTTTGTGCTACTGCCCAGGCGCTGGGTGGTAGA